CTCCCCCGTCTCCCCCGTCTCCCCCGTCTCCCCCGTCTCCCCCGTCTCCCCCGTCCGATCCGTCCGATCCGTCCGATCCGTCCCATCCTCCCCAAAACCCCTGCTTACGGGCACAGGCATCAGGCATCCCCTGCTCACCAAAACCATCCCCCTCCCTCCGGAGTCAAATGCATGCCCCCTTCCCTTGGACTGCGGCCCGGCACACCCGCTATACTGGCCCCTGTTCAGGCAATATCACAGGAGACTGACAACCATGAGCCGTTTTGAGATGACCCGTCGCGCCTTTCTCGCCGCCGCCGCCACCACGGCCGCTGTGGCCGCAAGCGCCCAGCCCAACACCGCGCGGGTGGTGCCCCGCAAGGTGTCACCGAATGAAAAACTGAACGTCGCGGGCATCGGCGTGGGCGGCAAGGGCACCCAGGACATCCTTTCGTACACCCGCGAGAACATCGTGGCCATCTGCGACGCGGACTTTGCCCGGGCGGAGGAGACCGTTTACCGCCTGCCCAAGGCGAAACAGTACAAGGACTACCGCAAAATGCTTGACGAGATGGGCGGCCAGATTGACATGGTCACCGTCTCCACTCCGGACCACACCCACGCGCCCGCGGCCTACATGGCGATGAAACTGGGCAAGCATGTCTACGTCCAGAAGCCCCTCACCCACACCGTGGCCGAGGCGCGGCTCCTCGCAAAGACCGCCCGCGAAATGGGCGTGGCCTCCCAGATGGGCAACCAGGGGCACTCCGGCGACGGTGTCCGGAACCTGGCCGAGATGCTCTGGGCGGGCTCGGCCGGGAAAATCACCGAGGCGCACATCTGGACCGACCGCCCGGGCGGGCGCTGGCCCCACGGCGGACCGGCCGAGGCCGCCCCGGCCCAGCCCGTGCCGGAAACCATGGACTGGGATGTCTGGATCGGAACGGCGCCCATGCGCGACTACAACCAAATCTACGCGCCCTTCAAGTGGCGCGGCTGGATTGATTTCGGATGCGGCGGCCTGGGCGACATGGCCTGCCACATCATGGACCCGGCCTGGTTCGCCCTCAAACTGGGCGAGGCGAAAACCTTCAGCGTCGAGCCCGTCCGGCAGGAGGGCAAAAACGACCAGACCTGGCCGAGCAACGCCATTGTGAAATACAGCTTCCCCGCGCGGGGCGACATGCCCCCCGTGGACATCTTCTGGTACGAGAACGGCCTGAAGCCGCCACTTCCGGAGGGCGTCCCCGAAGGGCAGAAACTGGGTGACGGCTCCAACGGCTCCCTGTTCATCGGCTCGGAGGGCGTCCTCACCGCCGGGGAGTACGGCGGCGACGCGCGCCTCCTCCCGGACGAGCGGATGAAGGACTTCACCCCCCCCGCCCAGTCCATTCCCCGCATTTCCGGCGGCAACCACTACCGCGACTTCCTCGCCGCCTGCAAGGGCGGGAGCCCGGCCTGCTCCAACTTCGACTACGCCGGACCCTTCACCGAGATGGTCCTGTTCGGAAACATCGCCATGCGCTGCGACAAGCGCCTCGAATACGACTGCGAGAAGATGGCCGTCACCAACGACCCGGACGCAAACAAGTTCCTCACCAAAGAATACCGTAAAGGCTGGGAACTGCCCATCTAACCCTCTTCAGCACAATTACATCGGCACACAACCGGCGTGTTTTCCACAGACCGCCAAGATTGCCGTCTGCCTGGCAACCAAACCCGTCCCCTTCCCCCCTCCCCTTCTTTCTCTTCCCTTCCCCTCCCTGCTTTTTTTGTGCCCTCTGTGCCTTATGTGGCCTCCCATCCCCTCCTCCTCTGCATTCTTTGCGCTCCTTACGCTCCTTGCGGTTATGCCTTCCCGTCCACCCCGTCCACCCCGTCCATGAGTTCCCCCGAAAACCCCACAGTCAGCCACCTTTTTCGGGGTCATTCATAATTCGTAATTCGTAATTCGTAACTCGTAACTAATTTGCCCTCCCCCTCTCCGGACTTTTTTCCTGCGTTGCGTTGCCCCCCCCCAGACAGGTATGCTTTGCTCTTCCCGAAGGCTGTCCATGACGGGGTGTTCCCCGTCTGAACCATAGGACCCATTGGTCCCATAGTACTCATAGTACCGGCGGCGCGTCTCCCGGGACGCGCGCGCCGAACCGGATAATTGTGGCATGTACTTCAAACAAATAGAGTTGCACGGATTCAAGTCCTTCGCCGACCGCACCGCCATAAACCTCGAACCGGGGGTGACGGCGATTGTCGGACCCAACGGCTGCGGCAAGAGCAACATCCTCGACGCCATGCGCTGGGCCCTCGGCGAGCAAAGCGCCAAGGCCCTGCGCGGCAGCCACATGCAGGATGTCATCTTCAACGGCAGCGGCCAGCGCCCCCCGACGGGGATGGCCGAGGTTTCCCTGACCTTTGACAACGCGGACGCACAGCTACCCGTTGATTTCAGCGAGGTCCAGATTACCCGGCGGGTCTTCCGCAGCGGCGAGGGCGAGTATTTCATCAACAAGGCCCCCTGCCGCCTGAAGGACATTCAGGAACTCTTCATGGACACGGGCGTGGGCACCAACGCCTACTCGCTCATCGGCCAGGGCAAGATTGACCTCGTCATCAGTTCCAAGCCGGAGGACCGGCGCTTCCTCTTCGAGGAGGCCGCGGGCATCATCAAATACAAAACCCGCAAGCGGGTGGCCATGCGCAAGCTCGAGTCCGCCGAGCAGAACATGCTCCGCCTGGGCGACATCATCGCCGAGGTCGAGCGGCAGATGCGCAGCCTCAAACGCCAGGTGAACGCGGCCATCCGCCACCGGGAGCTGACCCAGGCCCTGCGCGGGCTGGAAATCAGAAACGCCTGGCTCCAGTTCAACGAGCTGAGCGGGCAGGTGGCGGACTTGAAGGAACGCCTTGCCGGCGCCGTGGACGACTACGCCCGGATTTCCGCCGAAAGCGGCGGGCGCGAGGCTGAACTCGAGCGCATGTCCCTGCGCCGCATCGAGATGGACCAGGACCTCATGGCCCGCCGCGAGCGCGAGCACGCCGTGGACACGGAAATGGAGCGGGTCGAGAGCCAGGTCGCCCTGCTCCGGCAGGAAATCGAGTTCTGCCGCCAGCGCGCCCGCGAGGCCGCCGAGGAGCACCTCTCCCTGCGCGAGCGCGCCGAGAACATCTCCCAGGACCGGGGCGCGGCGGGGGACCGGGCCTCGGGGCTGCGCGCCGAAATCGAGGCGGCGCAGGAGGCACTCGCCGCCGCACAGGCGGACTGGGAGCGGGCCTCGGAGGCCCTCACCGGGGCGGAGGGGCGTCTCGAGGAGACCCGCCGCCAGTCGTTGGAGGCGGTCAACCTGCGCAACCGCGCGCAGACGGAAATCGAGACGCTGGGCGCCTCCCTCGCGGGGATACTCCAGCAACTGGAGACCCTGGACACGCGGAGCACCAGCCAGGAGGCCCGCCACGCCGAGGTGGCCGCACTGGCCGCGGAGACCCGCGCCGCCCATGCGGCCAGGGAGAAGGTGCTGGAGAAGGCGGCCGCGGACCGGGAAAAACTCCAGGAGAAGCGCCGCAAGGCCGCGGAGCGGGCCGCCGCGCTCAACACCGAGTGGCAGGACCTGCGCGAGCGGAAGAGCAGCGCCGAGGCGCGCCTGACCTCCCTCACCGAACTGCGCGACAGTTACGAGGGCTTCGCCACGGGCGTGCGCGCCGTGATGATGGCCAAGCAGCGGGGCATGGGGAACCTGGAGGGGATCATCGGCCCCGTGGGCGACCTCCTCTCCACGGAAAAGGACTACGAGCAGGCCATCGAGGCGGCACTGGGCGGAAACATCAACAATGTGGTGGTCGAGCAGGCCGATGCGGCCAAGGCGGCCATCGCCTTCCTGAAAGAGCACCGGGCGGGGCGGGTCACCTTCCTGCCGCTGGACACGATACGCCCCAGCCAGTACGAGGAGCAGCAGCCCCTGAAGGGAATGCGCGGCGTCATCGGCGCGGCCATTGACTATGTCCACTGCGACCGGCACATCCTGCCCGCCGTCGAGTACCTGCTGTACAACACGGTCATCGTGGAGACCATAGACGACGCCATCCGCATCGCCCGGACCGAGCGGCGCTATCCCCGCATGGTCACCCTGGACGGCGAGATGGTCTCGCCCGCCGGCGCGGTCACGGGCGGGCGCACCCAGCGGGACAACCAGGGCCTGCTCGGGCGCAGCGCCGAGATTGACGAGTTGGGCCGCAGTGTCGGGGAAATCAAGGAGCGCATCGCCGCCGTCACCTCCGAGGCGGCGGGTGTCGCCCTGCGCATGGAGGAGTCCGCAAAACAGCTCCGCGAAATGGAGGCGGGGGAGGTTGCCCTGCGCCGTGAACTGAACGAGCTGGGCGTCGTGCTGGCGCGGCAGGCCGCCGAACTCGACGCCCTCGGCCAGACCTCCGAGCGGCTGGCGGAGGAGCGGAAATCGCTGGGGGACCGCCGCGCGGATCTCGAGGCGCGCAGGGCGGAGGCGGAGGCCCGGCTCGCGGCGGTGTCGGTGGACGACGAGACCCTCGAACAACGCGCCGCCGAGGCGCGCGCCGCCCTCGACGCCGCGCGGGGCGCTCAGGCCGGGCGCGCGGGCGCCCTGGCCGATCTGCGGGTGCGGGCGGCGGAGCTGGCCCAGCAGCTCGAGGAGGCGGAGCGCAACCGCGAGCGCGAGCAGCGCGAGCATGAGCTGGCGCTCCGCGAGGCGGAGAAGCGGGTGGGGCTGGCCCGGCAAATGAAAGAGCGCGAGACGGAACTGGACGGCCAGATTGCCGCCCTGCTCGAGGGCGCGAAGGGGCTCTCCGCCGAGCGCGAGGCCGCCCACAACCTGGTCCTCGAGGCGCAGCGGGAGCACAAGGCGCTCATGGACGCCATGGACGCCCTGAACCGTCAACTGCGCGGACTGCGCGACGCGGCGAACTCCGCCCAGAAGGAGGTCCACCGCCTGGAACTGGAATGCTCGCAGAAGGAGGACCGCATCGCCTTCTTCCAGGAGCGCATCGCCGTGGAATACGGCCTGGCCCTCGGCTCGCTGGACGAGTCCCAGGTCGGGACGGATGAACTGGACGAAAAGGAGCGCGAGGACCTTATCAAGGAGCACCGCAAATCCATCGAGCGCCTGGGAAATGTGAACCTGGCGGCCATCGAGGAGTTCGAGGCCCTGGAGCAGCGCGAAAAGTTCCTCAAAACCCAGGCCGACGACCTTAACCGCGCAAAGGAAACCCTGCTCGGCGTCATCAAGCGGATTGACGACACCATCACGCAGATGTTCCTGGACACCTTCAACCAGGTGGCCCACAATTTCACGGACTATTTCCGCCGCCTCTTCAACGGGGGCCAGGCCCGCATCTACCTCCTGGACGAGAACGACCCCCTCGAGTGCGGCATCGAAATCGAGGCGCGGCCTCCGGGCAAAAAGCCCCAGTCCATCTCGCTCCTCTCCGGCGGCGAGCAGGCCATGACCGCCATCGCCATGCTCGTGAGCATATTCGCCGCGAAGCCCAGCCCCTTCTGCGTGCTGGACGAGGTGGACGCCCCCCTGGACGACGCCAACGTCGAGCGCTTCCTCGAGGTCATCGAGGAGTTCACCGCCGACAGCCAGTTCATCGTCATCACCCACAACAAGCAGACCATGGCCAGGGCCGGCGCCCTCTTCGGGGTGACCCAGCAGGAACTGGGCGTGTCGCAGATTGTCTCGGTGCGCGTCGAGGACGCGCCCGCCAACTGAGCGGGGGCGCGCCCATGCCCCCCCTGCGGGTCCTCCACCTCTTCAGCAACTGCAAGTGGACCGGACCCGCCGAGCCCGCCCTGAACCTCTGTCTCACCCTGCGCCGCATGGGCGTGGACGCCGAGTTCGCCTGCGCGCCCGACGCCGGTGCCTCGGTCAACAAGGTGGTCGAAACCGCCCGCGACCGGGGGCTGGAGCCCGTCCTCGAATTCAGGCTGAACAAGCACCGAAATCCCTGGGACAACTTTTGGGACCGGCGCGCCCTGCGCCGCCGCCTCGCCGCGCGGCCCGTGGACCTCGTCCACTGCCACCTGGACAATGACCATGAAATCGCCCTGGCGCCCGCGCGGGACCGCGGTGTCCCCCTCGTGCGCTCCAGTTACGAGGGCGCGGGCCTCGCGGACACACCGCGCCACCGCAAATTGCTGGCGGCCACCGACGCGCTCATCGAACCCTCCGAACTGGCCCTGCGCAACGACGCGGAACGCTTCGGCCTCTCCCCCGAACGGCTGGCCGTGGTCCCCGGCGCCGTGGACCTGGAACGCTTCGACCCGCAACGGGAAACCCCCGACGGGCGGCGGCGGCTGAACCTGCCGCCAAACGCCTTCGTGCTCGGCATTGTCGCGCGCATGCAGACCCACCGGCATTATGGGGACCTTTTCGAGGCCTTCGCACGTCTCGCCGGGGAGTATCCCGGGGCGCACCTCGTGGTGGTGGGCCGGGGGACAAAACAGGAAAGCGTGGGCTTCGAGCCCGTGCGGCGGCTGGGCCTGGAAGGACGGGTACACTTCACCGGCTACCTCGACGGTGAGAACTACGTCGGCATGCTCCGTTCCCTCGACGCCGGGGTCTATCTCGTCCCCGGCAGCGACGGCACCTGCCGCGCCGCGCGGGAAATCATGGCCCTGGGCCGTCCCATGGTCGTCGCGGACCGGGGCATGCTCCGGGAAATCGTCACGGACGGCACGGACGGCTTCGTCTGTTCCGGGAACCCGGACTCCCTGCACAACGCCTTCGCCAGACTCGCCGAAGACCGCGCCCGCCGCGCCGAAATGGGCCGCGCCGCCCGCCGCACCGCCGAAACCCGCTACTCCCTGGACGCGCAGGCCCGCCAGGTGCTGGCGGTGTATGGGCGGCTCACGGGGCGGCAAACGGTCGGGCCGACATTGGATTGAACTCGTGGTTGTGCTATCTTGTGAAATGGGTTTTGTAGGTACAGATTTCGCATGACTGGATTTTGGCCTGAATAACTTTTTTTTGAGAATGTGGAGGTGAATCATGGATTTGACAGGACATGAACATCCCTTTGAGAAAGCCCTGTCCATTCCAAAGGAGGACATTGAATTTTTTCTGGAAGGCATGGGTGATGTTGCATGGGCCGACTACCTCCTCAACCCCCGCCGTCTTCGTGGCAGCGATTTCCTCATGCGATGGTCCCAGGGGGTTTGGAGCGAGGAGCGACTTAAACAGGCGGTTAACGCAACTGGGACATATTTTGCCCTTCCCTATGGACCCAGCGGAACCGCTCCGGATAATGATGTGCGCGCGTTTGAACTTTATTTTGAACGGCTTGAACAGGCCGGGCTTGGCCGTCTCAAACGCCCCGACCTTCTTGTTTTCCGAAACCGCGACAGGGCAATGGTTGAAAGCATTGTGACGGAGCTCAACGGCATTGAGGAGCTGCCTTTTACTTCAGAAGACAACCCGGGCATGCGGGAACTTTTAAGGCGCGCTGTTGTCGCCGTCGAATGCGAGAACAGCCTCTGGCGCGCCAATATGATGCCCGATTTTGCCGCTGAGCTTACCCCACAAAAGCGCCTTGGGGGGAGGTTGGGACTCAAGAAAAGTGCGGTCCTTCCAACCATTATCATCAAGGAAGAGGACCGGAACCCACTCTTGAATTGGCAAACGGGCCAATCCGTTCCAATTCATGTCTGGCATGCCTTTTTCGACAGGGCATATGGAATTTCACTGGCAGACGCGGAAAGATTGATTAACAGGGGGGATATCGAGCCCACCAGCCAGACCTTTCAAGCACCCGGCGGTGCAACCACCACCAAAACCATTTACAAGATTTACCACATGCACGCCTATCCTTTGGCCGAAACAATTGAAGAACCCACCCTGGTGGCCGACTCCATTACTGATCGTAACGGGCATATCCTGCCTTATGTGAGGTTTGTTGGCGGAAAGACGGTCTTGTCAGAAGCAGCTCTGAGCGTTTTGAACAAGTTATGAGCAACACGACACCACTTCCCAATCTGCCCCGTTCAGGACCGGAACGCGAACTCCTCCGCGAGAAGGGGCAGTTCTGGACCCCTGACTGGGTGGCCGACGTTATGGCGGCCTATGTCCTGCAGGAAAAGTCGGATTGTGTGCTTGATCCGGCACTGGGCGGGGGGGCCTTTTTCCGCGCCGCCAAACGGCTGGCCAAGTCTCAGGGGTTTGACTTGGCCCTATTTGGCCGGGACATCGATCCAAACGCCCTCGCGCTCTCCCGACAGGCGGGTCTTGACGCTGTTGACTTGGCCAATGTGGAAATCCGGGATTTTGTCCTTGATCCCCCCAAGCGCTCCTTTCCAGCCATAATTGCCAATCCACCCTATATCCGGCATCATCGTATCGACCCGGTCCAAAAGGAAAGACTGCGTGAATATGCAAGGACGGCGACAAACCGTAAAATTGACGGTCGTGCCGGGTTGCATGTGTATTTTCTGATCCGGGCGCTGCAAACCCTTTCACCGGGCGGGCGGCTTGCCTATATCGTCTCTGCCGACATTTGTGAAGGCGTGTTTGCGGGGGCAC
This Candidatus Hydrogenedentota bacterium DNA region includes the following protein-coding sequences:
- a CDS encoding Gfo/Idh/MocA family oxidoreductase — encoded protein: MSRFEMTRRAFLAAAATTAAVAASAQPNTARVVPRKVSPNEKLNVAGIGVGGKGTQDILSYTRENIVAICDADFARAEETVYRLPKAKQYKDYRKMLDEMGGQIDMVTVSTPDHTHAPAAYMAMKLGKHVYVQKPLTHTVAEARLLAKTAREMGVASQMGNQGHSGDGVRNLAEMLWAGSAGKITEAHIWTDRPGGRWPHGGPAEAAPAQPVPETMDWDVWIGTAPMRDYNQIYAPFKWRGWIDFGCGGLGDMACHIMDPAWFALKLGEAKTFSVEPVRQEGKNDQTWPSNAIVKYSFPARGDMPPVDIFWYENGLKPPLPEGVPEGQKLGDGSNGSLFIGSEGVLTAGEYGGDARLLPDERMKDFTPPAQSIPRISGGNHYRDFLAACKGGSPACSNFDYAGPFTEMVLFGNIAMRCDKRLEYDCEKMAVTNDPDANKFLTKEYRKGWELPI
- a CDS encoding AccI family restriction endonuclease; translated protein: MDLTGHEHPFEKALSIPKEDIEFFLEGMGDVAWADYLLNPRRLRGSDFLMRWSQGVWSEERLKQAVNATGTYFALPYGPSGTAPDNDVRAFELYFERLEQAGLGRLKRPDLLVFRNRDRAMVESIVTELNGIEELPFTSEDNPGMRELLRRAVVAVECENSLWRANMMPDFAAELTPQKRLGGRLGLKKSAVLPTIIIKEEDRNPLLNWQTGQSVPIHVWHAFFDRAYGISLADAERLINRGDIEPTSQTFQAPGGATTTKTIYKIYHMHAYPLAETIEEPTLVADSITDRNGHILPYVRFVGGKTVLSEAALSVLNKL
- a CDS encoding glycosyltransferase family 4 protein — encoded protein: MPPLRVLHLFSNCKWTGPAEPALNLCLTLRRMGVDAEFACAPDAGASVNKVVETARDRGLEPVLEFRLNKHRNPWDNFWDRRALRRRLAARPVDLVHCHLDNDHEIALAPARDRGVPLVRSSYEGAGLADTPRHRKLLAATDALIEPSELALRNDAERFGLSPERLAVVPGAVDLERFDPQRETPDGRRRLNLPPNAFVLGIVARMQTHRHYGDLFEAFARLAGEYPGAHLVVVGRGTKQESVGFEPVRRLGLEGRVHFTGYLDGENYVGMLRSLDAGVYLVPGSDGTCRAAREIMALGRPMVVADRGMLREIVTDGTDGFVCSGNPDSLHNAFARLAEDRARRAEMGRAARRTAETRYSLDAQARQVLAVYGRLTGRQTVGPTLD
- the smc gene encoding chromosome segregation protein SMC, giving the protein MYFKQIELHGFKSFADRTAINLEPGVTAIVGPNGCGKSNILDAMRWALGEQSAKALRGSHMQDVIFNGSGQRPPTGMAEVSLTFDNADAQLPVDFSEVQITRRVFRSGEGEYFINKAPCRLKDIQELFMDTGVGTNAYSLIGQGKIDLVISSKPEDRRFLFEEAAGIIKYKTRKRVAMRKLESAEQNMLRLGDIIAEVERQMRSLKRQVNAAIRHRELTQALRGLEIRNAWLQFNELSGQVADLKERLAGAVDDYARISAESGGREAELERMSLRRIEMDQDLMARREREHAVDTEMERVESQVALLRQEIEFCRQRAREAAEEHLSLRERAENISQDRGAAGDRASGLRAEIEAAQEALAAAQADWERASEALTGAEGRLEETRRQSLEAVNLRNRAQTEIETLGASLAGILQQLETLDTRSTSQEARHAEVAALAAETRAAHAAREKVLEKAAADREKLQEKRRKAAERAAALNTEWQDLRERKSSAEARLTSLTELRDSYEGFATGVRAVMMAKQRGMGNLEGIIGPVGDLLSTEKDYEQAIEAALGGNINNVVVEQADAAKAAIAFLKEHRAGRVTFLPLDTIRPSQYEEQQPLKGMRGVIGAAIDYVHCDRHILPAVEYLLYNTVIVETIDDAIRIARTERRYPRMVTLDGEMVSPAGAVTGGRTQRDNQGLLGRSAEIDELGRSVGEIKERIAAVTSEAAGVALRMEESAKQLREMEAGEVALRRELNELGVVLARQAAELDALGQTSERLAEERKSLGDRRADLEARRAEAEARLAAVSVDDETLEQRAAEARAALDAARGAQAGRAGALADLRVRAAELAQQLEEAERNREREQREHELALREAEKRVGLARQMKERETELDGQIAALLEGAKGLSAEREAAHNLVLEAQREHKALMDAMDALNRQLRGLRDAANSAQKEVHRLELECSQKEDRIAFFQERIAVEYGLALGSLDESQVGTDELDEKEREDLIKEHRKSIERLGNVNLAAIEEFEALEQREKFLKTQADDLNRAKETLLGVIKRIDDTITQMFLDTFNQVAHNFTDYFRRLFNGGQARIYLLDENDPLECGIEIEARPPGKKPQSISLLSGGEQAMTAIAMLVSIFAAKPSPFCVLDEVDAPLDDANVERFLEVIEEFTADSQFIVITHNKQTMARAGALFGVTQQELGVSQIVSVRVEDAPAN